One window from the genome of Paramormyrops kingsleyae isolate MSU_618 chromosome 3, PKINGS_0.4, whole genome shotgun sequence encodes:
- the LOC111835723 gene encoding striatin isoform X2, producing MDEQAGPGVFFNNNNNPVLPGGGKGSLAEGDGGEAVRAQYSIPGILHFLQHEWARFEVERAQWEVERAELQAQIAFLQGERKGQENLKKDLVRRIKMLEYALKQERAKYHKLKYGTELNQGDLKPPSYNSDDGSENENEVQGTRNNQFSWKQGRQLLRQYLQEVGFTDAILDVKSQRVKALLGLTSDNAEKPSCKNLERMVNGTKTSHKGGGILGKSDLADSTSSVLDAFKFIENAAAEYSDDDDEDSEGKDKTIIDSATIVRKKPSSSLAPPPCPTDDPDAEEALKGFDFLGSPEEMDTSPDSRSAGDGTDWEKEDLCPMTEAWDVDQGLITKLKEQYRKERKGKKGVKRPNRSKLQDMLANLRDAEDLPPMQPSVAPPARTPAARLGEHEPSHGDEVEGMTFPPTAGKSFIMTAEEAMETELGLGELAGLTVANEADALAYDVSNNQDALRKTWNPKFTLRSHFDAIRALAFHPLEPVLVTASEDHTLKMWNLQKTAPAKKSASLDVEPIYTFRGHRGAVLSVVMSASGEQCFSGGVDGTIQSWNTPSPNIDPYDSYEPSALRGVLCGHTDAVWGLVYSSAHHCLLSCSADGTVRLWNAADTSPALAVFNESGELGIPSSVDLVCSEPAHMVTSFSNGRMGLFNMETRQLVLSLESTMEPGSPCRINKVLSHPTLPVTVAAQEDRHIKFFDNNTGKLIHSMVAHLDAVTSLAVDPNGLYLMSGSHDCSIRLWNLESKTCIQEFTAHRKKFDESIHDVAFHPTKCYIASAGSDALAKVFV from the exons ATGGATGAACAGGCGGGGCCGGGCGTCTTTttcaacaataataataacccGGTTTTGCCGGGTGGTGGAAAGGGATCTCTGGCCGAAGGCGACGGTGGCGAGGCCGTCAGGGCTCAGTACAGTATCCCCGGGATCTTGCACTTCCTGCAACACGAATGGGCCCGTTTCGAGGTGGAGAGGGCGCAGTGGGAGGTGGAGCGGGCCGAGTTACAG GCACAGATTGCCTTCCTGCAAGGGGAACGGAAGGGCCAGGAGAACCTGAAGAAGGACCTGGTGAGGAGGATCAAGATGCTGGAGTACGCCTTGAAGCAGGAGAG GGCAAAGTACCACAAGCTGAAATATGGAACAGAGTTGAATCAAGGAGACTTGAAGCCCCCAAGTTACAACTCTG ATGACGGGAGTGAGAATGAGAACGAGGTCCAGGGCACACGCAACAACCAGTTCTCCTGGAAACAGGGCCGCCAGCTCCTCCGACA ATATCtgcaggaggtgggattcacaGATGCTATCCTTGACGTCAAGTCTCAGCGAGTCAAAGCCCTCCTGGGTCTGACCAGTGACAATGCAGAGAAACCCAGTTGCAAGAACCTTGAGCGGATGGTCAACGGCACCAAAACGTCCCACAAGGGTGGTGGCATCTTGGG GAAATCTGATCTGGCAGACTCCACGTCCTCCGTGCTGGATGCTTTCAAGTTCATTGAGAATGCAGCGGCCGAATACAGCGACGACGACGAcgaggacagcgaggggaagGACAAAACAATCATTGACTCTGCAACG ATTGTAAGGAAGAAGCCATCTTCCTCCTTGGCACCACCACCTTGTCCCACTGATGATCCAGATGCAGAGGAAGCCTTGAAGGGCTTTGACTTTCTGGGCAGTCCCGAGGAGATGGACACGTCACCAGACTCCCGGAGTGCTGGGGATGGCACTGACTGGG AGAAGGAAGATCTGTGTCCCATGACAGAAGCCTGGGATGTGGACCAGGGCTTGATAACCAAACTCAAGGAACAGTACAGGAAGGAGCGCAAGGGGAAAAAGGGGGTGAAGA GGCCAAACCGGTCCAAGTTACAGGACATGCTGGCGAACCTGAGGGACGCAGAAGACCTACCACCCATGCAGCCTTCGGTGGCGCCGCCGGCGCGGACCCCCGCAGCCAGGCTCGGAGAGCATGAGCCCAGCCATGGCGATGAAG TGGAGGGCATGACGTTCCCCCCAACAGCAGGGAAGTCCTTCATTATGACCGCTGAGGAGGCGATGGAGACTGAGTTGGGGCTGGGGGAGCTGGCGGGCCTGACTGTGGCCAATGAGGCCGACGCCCTAGCCTATGAT GTTTCCAACAACCAGGACGCGTTGAGGAAGACCTGGAACCCCAAATTCACGCTTCGGAGCCACTTCGACGCCATTCGTGCCCTGGCCTTCCACCCCCTGGAGCCCGTGCTGGTGACCGCGTCTGAGGACCACACTCTCAAGATGTGGAACCTCCAGAAGACTGCCCCGGCCAAGAA GAGTGCCTCCCTGGACGTGGAACCGATCTACACTTTCAGGGGACACCG GGGTGCTGTGCTGAGTGTCGTCATGAGCGCCTCAGGAGAGCAGTGCTTCAGTGGGGGGGTGGATGGAACCATCCAGAGCTGGAACACGCCCAGCCCCAACATTGACCCCTACGACTCTTACG AGCCCTCTGCACTGCGGGGGGTGCTGTGTGGTCACACGGACGCAGTCTGGGGCCTCGTGTACAGCTCGGCTCACCACTGCCTCCTGTCTTGCTCCGCTGACGGCACAGTCCGACTGTGGAACGCCGCAGACACCTCCCCAGCCCTTGCGGTCTTTAACGAGAGCGGAG AACTAGGCATCCCCTCCTCGGTGGATCTTGTGTGCAGCGAGCCAGCCCACATGGTCACCTCCTTCAGCAATGGCCGGATGGGCCTCTTCAACATGGAGACCCGTCAGCTGGTCCTCAGCCTAGAGTCCACTATGGAGCCAG GCTCTCCCTGCCGcattaacaaagtgctgagtcaCCCCACCCTCCCTGTCACCGTCGCGGCTCAGGAGGACCGCCACATCAAATTCTTCGACAACAACACAG GGAAGCTCATCCATTCTATGGTGGCTCACTTGGATGCGGTCACAAGCTTAGCCGTGGACCCTAATGGACTGTACCTTATGTCTGGTA GTCATGATTGTTCCATCCGCCTATGGAACCTTGAAAGCAAGACCTGCATCCAGGAGTTCACTGCCCACCGGAAGAAATTCGACGAGTCCATCCACGACGTGGCGTTTCACCCGACCAAGTGTTACATCGCCAGCGCTGGTTCCGACGCCCTGGCCAAGGTGTTTGTATGA
- the LOC111835723 gene encoding striatin isoform X4 has translation MDEQAGPGVFFNNNNNPVLPGGGKGSLAEGDGGEAVRAQYSIPGILHFLQHEWARFEVERAQWEVERAELQAQIAFLQGERKGQENLKKDLVRRIKMLEYALKQERAKYHKLKYGTELNQGDLKPPSYNSDDGSENENEVQGTRNNQFSWKQGRQLLRQYLQEVGFTDAILDVKSQRVKALLGLTSDNAEKPSCKNLERMVNGTKTSHKGGGILGKSDLADSTSSVLDAFKFIENAAAEYSDDDDEDSEGKDKTIIDSATIVRKKPSSSLAPPPCPTDDPDAEEALKGFDFLGSPEEMDTSPDSRSAGDGTDWGPNRSKLQDMLANLRDAEDLPPMQPSVAPPARTPAARLGEHEPSHGDEVEGMTFPPTAGKSFIMTAEEAMETELGLGELAGLTVANEADALAYDVSNNQDALRKTWNPKFTLRSHFDAIRALAFHPLEPVLVTASEDHTLKMWNLQKTAPAKKSASLDVEPIYTFRGHRGAVLSVVMSASGEQCFSGGVDGTIQSWNTPSPNIDPYDSYEPSALRGVLCGHTDAVWGLVYSSAHHCLLSCSADGTVRLWNAADTSPALAVFNESGELGIPSSVDLVCSEPAHMVTSFSNGRMGLFNMETRQLVLSLESTMEPGSPCRINKVLSHPTLPVTVAAQEDRHIKFFDNNTGKLIHSMVAHLDAVTSLAVDPNGLYLMSGSHDCSIRLWNLESKTCIQEFTAHRKKFDESIHDVAFHPTKCYIASAGSDALAKVFV, from the exons ATGGATGAACAGGCGGGGCCGGGCGTCTTTttcaacaataataataacccGGTTTTGCCGGGTGGTGGAAAGGGATCTCTGGCCGAAGGCGACGGTGGCGAGGCCGTCAGGGCTCAGTACAGTATCCCCGGGATCTTGCACTTCCTGCAACACGAATGGGCCCGTTTCGAGGTGGAGAGGGCGCAGTGGGAGGTGGAGCGGGCCGAGTTACAG GCACAGATTGCCTTCCTGCAAGGGGAACGGAAGGGCCAGGAGAACCTGAAGAAGGACCTGGTGAGGAGGATCAAGATGCTGGAGTACGCCTTGAAGCAGGAGAG GGCAAAGTACCACAAGCTGAAATATGGAACAGAGTTGAATCAAGGAGACTTGAAGCCCCCAAGTTACAACTCTG ATGACGGGAGTGAGAATGAGAACGAGGTCCAGGGCACACGCAACAACCAGTTCTCCTGGAAACAGGGCCGCCAGCTCCTCCGACA ATATCtgcaggaggtgggattcacaGATGCTATCCTTGACGTCAAGTCTCAGCGAGTCAAAGCCCTCCTGGGTCTGACCAGTGACAATGCAGAGAAACCCAGTTGCAAGAACCTTGAGCGGATGGTCAACGGCACCAAAACGTCCCACAAGGGTGGTGGCATCTTGGG GAAATCTGATCTGGCAGACTCCACGTCCTCCGTGCTGGATGCTTTCAAGTTCATTGAGAATGCAGCGGCCGAATACAGCGACGACGACGAcgaggacagcgaggggaagGACAAAACAATCATTGACTCTGCAACG ATTGTAAGGAAGAAGCCATCTTCCTCCTTGGCACCACCACCTTGTCCCACTGATGATCCAGATGCAGAGGAAGCCTTGAAGGGCTTTGACTTTCTGGGCAGTCCCGAGGAGATGGACACGTCACCAGACTCCCGGAGTGCTGGGGATGGCACTGACTGGG GGCCAAACCGGTCCAAGTTACAGGACATGCTGGCGAACCTGAGGGACGCAGAAGACCTACCACCCATGCAGCCTTCGGTGGCGCCGCCGGCGCGGACCCCCGCAGCCAGGCTCGGAGAGCATGAGCCCAGCCATGGCGATGAAG TGGAGGGCATGACGTTCCCCCCAACAGCAGGGAAGTCCTTCATTATGACCGCTGAGGAGGCGATGGAGACTGAGTTGGGGCTGGGGGAGCTGGCGGGCCTGACTGTGGCCAATGAGGCCGACGCCCTAGCCTATGAT GTTTCCAACAACCAGGACGCGTTGAGGAAGACCTGGAACCCCAAATTCACGCTTCGGAGCCACTTCGACGCCATTCGTGCCCTGGCCTTCCACCCCCTGGAGCCCGTGCTGGTGACCGCGTCTGAGGACCACACTCTCAAGATGTGGAACCTCCAGAAGACTGCCCCGGCCAAGAA GAGTGCCTCCCTGGACGTGGAACCGATCTACACTTTCAGGGGACACCG GGGTGCTGTGCTGAGTGTCGTCATGAGCGCCTCAGGAGAGCAGTGCTTCAGTGGGGGGGTGGATGGAACCATCCAGAGCTGGAACACGCCCAGCCCCAACATTGACCCCTACGACTCTTACG AGCCCTCTGCACTGCGGGGGGTGCTGTGTGGTCACACGGACGCAGTCTGGGGCCTCGTGTACAGCTCGGCTCACCACTGCCTCCTGTCTTGCTCCGCTGACGGCACAGTCCGACTGTGGAACGCCGCAGACACCTCCCCAGCCCTTGCGGTCTTTAACGAGAGCGGAG AACTAGGCATCCCCTCCTCGGTGGATCTTGTGTGCAGCGAGCCAGCCCACATGGTCACCTCCTTCAGCAATGGCCGGATGGGCCTCTTCAACATGGAGACCCGTCAGCTGGTCCTCAGCCTAGAGTCCACTATGGAGCCAG GCTCTCCCTGCCGcattaacaaagtgctgagtcaCCCCACCCTCCCTGTCACCGTCGCGGCTCAGGAGGACCGCCACATCAAATTCTTCGACAACAACACAG GGAAGCTCATCCATTCTATGGTGGCTCACTTGGATGCGGTCACAAGCTTAGCCGTGGACCCTAATGGACTGTACCTTATGTCTGGTA GTCATGATTGTTCCATCCGCCTATGGAACCTTGAAAGCAAGACCTGCATCCAGGAGTTCACTGCCCACCGGAAGAAATTCGACGAGTCCATCCACGACGTGGCGTTTCACCCGACCAAGTGTTACATCGCCAGCGCTGGTTCCGACGCCCTGGCCAAGGTGTTTGTATGA
- the LOC111835723 gene encoding striatin isoform X3 translates to MDEQAGPGVFFNNNNNPVLPGGGKGSLAEGDGGEAVRAQYSIPGILHFLQHEWARFEVERAQWEVERAELQAQIAFLQGERKGQENLKKDLVRRIKMLEYALKQERAKYHKLKYGTELNQGDLKPPSYNSADDGSENENEVQGTRNNQFSWKQGRQLLRQYLQEVGFTDAILDVKSQRVKALLGLTSDNAEKPSCKNLERMVNGTKTSHKGGGILGKSDLADSTSSVLDAFKFIENAAAEYSDDDDEDSEGKDKTIIDSATIVRKKPSSSLAPPPCPTDDPDAEEALKGFDFLGSPEEMDTSPDSRSAGDGTDWGPNRSKLQDMLANLRDAEDLPPMQPSVAPPARTPAARLGEHEPSHGDEVEGMTFPPTAGKSFIMTAEEAMETELGLGELAGLTVANEADALAYDVSNNQDALRKTWNPKFTLRSHFDAIRALAFHPLEPVLVTASEDHTLKMWNLQKTAPAKKSASLDVEPIYTFRGHRGAVLSVVMSASGEQCFSGGVDGTIQSWNTPSPNIDPYDSYEPSALRGVLCGHTDAVWGLVYSSAHHCLLSCSADGTVRLWNAADTSPALAVFNESGELGIPSSVDLVCSEPAHMVTSFSNGRMGLFNMETRQLVLSLESTMEPGSPCRINKVLSHPTLPVTVAAQEDRHIKFFDNNTGKLIHSMVAHLDAVTSLAVDPNGLYLMSGSHDCSIRLWNLESKTCIQEFTAHRKKFDESIHDVAFHPTKCYIASAGSDALAKVFV, encoded by the exons ATGGATGAACAGGCGGGGCCGGGCGTCTTTttcaacaataataataacccGGTTTTGCCGGGTGGTGGAAAGGGATCTCTGGCCGAAGGCGACGGTGGCGAGGCCGTCAGGGCTCAGTACAGTATCCCCGGGATCTTGCACTTCCTGCAACACGAATGGGCCCGTTTCGAGGTGGAGAGGGCGCAGTGGGAGGTGGAGCGGGCCGAGTTACAG GCACAGATTGCCTTCCTGCAAGGGGAACGGAAGGGCCAGGAGAACCTGAAGAAGGACCTGGTGAGGAGGATCAAGATGCTGGAGTACGCCTTGAAGCAGGAGAG GGCAAAGTACCACAAGCTGAAATATGGAACAGAGTTGAATCAAGGAGACTTGAAGCCCCCAAGTTACAACTCTG CAGATGACGGGAGTGAGAATGAGAACGAGGTCCAGGGCACACGCAACAACCAGTTCTCCTGGAAACAGGGCCGCCAGCTCCTCCGACA ATATCtgcaggaggtgggattcacaGATGCTATCCTTGACGTCAAGTCTCAGCGAGTCAAAGCCCTCCTGGGTCTGACCAGTGACAATGCAGAGAAACCCAGTTGCAAGAACCTTGAGCGGATGGTCAACGGCACCAAAACGTCCCACAAGGGTGGTGGCATCTTGGG GAAATCTGATCTGGCAGACTCCACGTCCTCCGTGCTGGATGCTTTCAAGTTCATTGAGAATGCAGCGGCCGAATACAGCGACGACGACGAcgaggacagcgaggggaagGACAAAACAATCATTGACTCTGCAACG ATTGTAAGGAAGAAGCCATCTTCCTCCTTGGCACCACCACCTTGTCCCACTGATGATCCAGATGCAGAGGAAGCCTTGAAGGGCTTTGACTTTCTGGGCAGTCCCGAGGAGATGGACACGTCACCAGACTCCCGGAGTGCTGGGGATGGCACTGACTGGG GGCCAAACCGGTCCAAGTTACAGGACATGCTGGCGAACCTGAGGGACGCAGAAGACCTACCACCCATGCAGCCTTCGGTGGCGCCGCCGGCGCGGACCCCCGCAGCCAGGCTCGGAGAGCATGAGCCCAGCCATGGCGATGAAG TGGAGGGCATGACGTTCCCCCCAACAGCAGGGAAGTCCTTCATTATGACCGCTGAGGAGGCGATGGAGACTGAGTTGGGGCTGGGGGAGCTGGCGGGCCTGACTGTGGCCAATGAGGCCGACGCCCTAGCCTATGAT GTTTCCAACAACCAGGACGCGTTGAGGAAGACCTGGAACCCCAAATTCACGCTTCGGAGCCACTTCGACGCCATTCGTGCCCTGGCCTTCCACCCCCTGGAGCCCGTGCTGGTGACCGCGTCTGAGGACCACACTCTCAAGATGTGGAACCTCCAGAAGACTGCCCCGGCCAAGAA GAGTGCCTCCCTGGACGTGGAACCGATCTACACTTTCAGGGGACACCG GGGTGCTGTGCTGAGTGTCGTCATGAGCGCCTCAGGAGAGCAGTGCTTCAGTGGGGGGGTGGATGGAACCATCCAGAGCTGGAACACGCCCAGCCCCAACATTGACCCCTACGACTCTTACG AGCCCTCTGCACTGCGGGGGGTGCTGTGTGGTCACACGGACGCAGTCTGGGGCCTCGTGTACAGCTCGGCTCACCACTGCCTCCTGTCTTGCTCCGCTGACGGCACAGTCCGACTGTGGAACGCCGCAGACACCTCCCCAGCCCTTGCGGTCTTTAACGAGAGCGGAG AACTAGGCATCCCCTCCTCGGTGGATCTTGTGTGCAGCGAGCCAGCCCACATGGTCACCTCCTTCAGCAATGGCCGGATGGGCCTCTTCAACATGGAGACCCGTCAGCTGGTCCTCAGCCTAGAGTCCACTATGGAGCCAG GCTCTCCCTGCCGcattaacaaagtgctgagtcaCCCCACCCTCCCTGTCACCGTCGCGGCTCAGGAGGACCGCCACATCAAATTCTTCGACAACAACACAG GGAAGCTCATCCATTCTATGGTGGCTCACTTGGATGCGGTCACAAGCTTAGCCGTGGACCCTAATGGACTGTACCTTATGTCTGGTA GTCATGATTGTTCCATCCGCCTATGGAACCTTGAAAGCAAGACCTGCATCCAGGAGTTCACTGCCCACCGGAAGAAATTCGACGAGTCCATCCACGACGTGGCGTTTCACCCGACCAAGTGTTACATCGCCAGCGCTGGTTCCGACGCCCTGGCCAAGGTGTTTGTATGA
- the LOC111835723 gene encoding striatin isoform X1, with amino-acid sequence MDEQAGPGVFFNNNNNPVLPGGGKGSLAEGDGGEAVRAQYSIPGILHFLQHEWARFEVERAQWEVERAELQAQIAFLQGERKGQENLKKDLVRRIKMLEYALKQERAKYHKLKYGTELNQGDLKPPSYNSADDGSENENEVQGTRNNQFSWKQGRQLLRQYLQEVGFTDAILDVKSQRVKALLGLTSDNAEKPSCKNLERMVNGTKTSHKGGGILGKSDLADSTSSVLDAFKFIENAAAEYSDDDDEDSEGKDKTIIDSATIVRKKPSSSLAPPPCPTDDPDAEEALKGFDFLGSPEEMDTSPDSRSAGDGTDWEKEDLCPMTEAWDVDQGLITKLKEQYRKERKGKKGVKRPNRSKLQDMLANLRDAEDLPPMQPSVAPPARTPAARLGEHEPSHGDEVEGMTFPPTAGKSFIMTAEEAMETELGLGELAGLTVANEADALAYDVSNNQDALRKTWNPKFTLRSHFDAIRALAFHPLEPVLVTASEDHTLKMWNLQKTAPAKKSASLDVEPIYTFRGHRGAVLSVVMSASGEQCFSGGVDGTIQSWNTPSPNIDPYDSYEPSALRGVLCGHTDAVWGLVYSSAHHCLLSCSADGTVRLWNAADTSPALAVFNESGELGIPSSVDLVCSEPAHMVTSFSNGRMGLFNMETRQLVLSLESTMEPGSPCRINKVLSHPTLPVTVAAQEDRHIKFFDNNTGKLIHSMVAHLDAVTSLAVDPNGLYLMSGSHDCSIRLWNLESKTCIQEFTAHRKKFDESIHDVAFHPTKCYIASAGSDALAKVFV; translated from the exons ATGGATGAACAGGCGGGGCCGGGCGTCTTTttcaacaataataataacccGGTTTTGCCGGGTGGTGGAAAGGGATCTCTGGCCGAAGGCGACGGTGGCGAGGCCGTCAGGGCTCAGTACAGTATCCCCGGGATCTTGCACTTCCTGCAACACGAATGGGCCCGTTTCGAGGTGGAGAGGGCGCAGTGGGAGGTGGAGCGGGCCGAGTTACAG GCACAGATTGCCTTCCTGCAAGGGGAACGGAAGGGCCAGGAGAACCTGAAGAAGGACCTGGTGAGGAGGATCAAGATGCTGGAGTACGCCTTGAAGCAGGAGAG GGCAAAGTACCACAAGCTGAAATATGGAACAGAGTTGAATCAAGGAGACTTGAAGCCCCCAAGTTACAACTCTG CAGATGACGGGAGTGAGAATGAGAACGAGGTCCAGGGCACACGCAACAACCAGTTCTCCTGGAAACAGGGCCGCCAGCTCCTCCGACA ATATCtgcaggaggtgggattcacaGATGCTATCCTTGACGTCAAGTCTCAGCGAGTCAAAGCCCTCCTGGGTCTGACCAGTGACAATGCAGAGAAACCCAGTTGCAAGAACCTTGAGCGGATGGTCAACGGCACCAAAACGTCCCACAAGGGTGGTGGCATCTTGGG GAAATCTGATCTGGCAGACTCCACGTCCTCCGTGCTGGATGCTTTCAAGTTCATTGAGAATGCAGCGGCCGAATACAGCGACGACGACGAcgaggacagcgaggggaagGACAAAACAATCATTGACTCTGCAACG ATTGTAAGGAAGAAGCCATCTTCCTCCTTGGCACCACCACCTTGTCCCACTGATGATCCAGATGCAGAGGAAGCCTTGAAGGGCTTTGACTTTCTGGGCAGTCCCGAGGAGATGGACACGTCACCAGACTCCCGGAGTGCTGGGGATGGCACTGACTGGG AGAAGGAAGATCTGTGTCCCATGACAGAAGCCTGGGATGTGGACCAGGGCTTGATAACCAAACTCAAGGAACAGTACAGGAAGGAGCGCAAGGGGAAAAAGGGGGTGAAGA GGCCAAACCGGTCCAAGTTACAGGACATGCTGGCGAACCTGAGGGACGCAGAAGACCTACCACCCATGCAGCCTTCGGTGGCGCCGCCGGCGCGGACCCCCGCAGCCAGGCTCGGAGAGCATGAGCCCAGCCATGGCGATGAAG TGGAGGGCATGACGTTCCCCCCAACAGCAGGGAAGTCCTTCATTATGACCGCTGAGGAGGCGATGGAGACTGAGTTGGGGCTGGGGGAGCTGGCGGGCCTGACTGTGGCCAATGAGGCCGACGCCCTAGCCTATGAT GTTTCCAACAACCAGGACGCGTTGAGGAAGACCTGGAACCCCAAATTCACGCTTCGGAGCCACTTCGACGCCATTCGTGCCCTGGCCTTCCACCCCCTGGAGCCCGTGCTGGTGACCGCGTCTGAGGACCACACTCTCAAGATGTGGAACCTCCAGAAGACTGCCCCGGCCAAGAA GAGTGCCTCCCTGGACGTGGAACCGATCTACACTTTCAGGGGACACCG GGGTGCTGTGCTGAGTGTCGTCATGAGCGCCTCAGGAGAGCAGTGCTTCAGTGGGGGGGTGGATGGAACCATCCAGAGCTGGAACACGCCCAGCCCCAACATTGACCCCTACGACTCTTACG AGCCCTCTGCACTGCGGGGGGTGCTGTGTGGTCACACGGACGCAGTCTGGGGCCTCGTGTACAGCTCGGCTCACCACTGCCTCCTGTCTTGCTCCGCTGACGGCACAGTCCGACTGTGGAACGCCGCAGACACCTCCCCAGCCCTTGCGGTCTTTAACGAGAGCGGAG AACTAGGCATCCCCTCCTCGGTGGATCTTGTGTGCAGCGAGCCAGCCCACATGGTCACCTCCTTCAGCAATGGCCGGATGGGCCTCTTCAACATGGAGACCCGTCAGCTGGTCCTCAGCCTAGAGTCCACTATGGAGCCAG GCTCTCCCTGCCGcattaacaaagtgctgagtcaCCCCACCCTCCCTGTCACCGTCGCGGCTCAGGAGGACCGCCACATCAAATTCTTCGACAACAACACAG GGAAGCTCATCCATTCTATGGTGGCTCACTTGGATGCGGTCACAAGCTTAGCCGTGGACCCTAATGGACTGTACCTTATGTCTGGTA GTCATGATTGTTCCATCCGCCTATGGAACCTTGAAAGCAAGACCTGCATCCAGGAGTTCACTGCCCACCGGAAGAAATTCGACGAGTCCATCCACGACGTGGCGTTTCACCCGACCAAGTGTTACATCGCCAGCGCTGGTTCCGACGCCCTGGCCAAGGTGTTTGTATGA